The Grus americana isolate bGruAme1 chromosome 5, bGruAme1.mat, whole genome shotgun sequence region aaatttatttccccACTCGTGATTCGGGCGTGGGTCACGCAGGACAGCGGGcgcagggggagggggaggacgagggagagggggagggatgctgcccgctgctgcccgctgctgcccgctcctctgccccccgccgcggggccggggccggcggcagcTCCGTGCCGAGGCAGCGGCTTCGTGGTCCCCCGGTGTAGCGGTGCTCCCTCCgccccctcctgcctgccctcctctcctccctctctcctctgcccagTCCCTCACTCCTCTCCCCGCTCTCTCCTCTGTCTCCCggtccctctctctctcctgccttccccccacGTCTCcccttttctgctccttcctcccctttttcttctccccgcCCACCCCCCTGCCTCTTCATCCCCTCACCCCCATTTTTCCCGGGGGGGCTTTTGCTTTGCCAGGGCAGAGTGCGGTGACACCGCGGCAGCCACCACGGAGAGGACACAGGATCCACCCCTGGGCCCACCGTGCCCCTTTGAGGGGGTGGCCTGGACCCCGAGACCCCCTCAGGGCCCCCCGCAGGGCTGCTTCACCTGCATCGCCAAGCCCCCAGCTCTCCGGCAAGCTTCGCCAGTTCTGTCTCCTTCTTCTGCCGTTTATCTCATGGAGAGCAAAAGCTGCAAAGGGGACAGCCTGCGGCCGGCGGTCCCGTGCAAGCACTCAGTGGAGAAGAAGACGATGACCAATCCCACCACAGTCATCGAAATCTACCCCGACACCACTGAGGTGAACGACTACTATCTCTGGTCCATCTTCAACTTCGTATACCTCAACTTCTGCTGCCTCGGCTTCATTGCCTTGGCCTATTCATTGAAAGTGAGTACTGAGCGCGAGGCACAGGGGTGGCTGGAAGGCAGGGGGAGCATTTGGGGGTTGCCGTTGGTGTAAATCATATCTTTGTCACCCAAATGAGAGGTTGCACCctctggggatggggatggggagagcTGAGGTGTGTTTTGGAGCTGGGAATGTTGCTTCAGGTGGGGAAGAGGCACTTTGACTTTCTCTGGTACCCTCGGAGGCTCCTTTGTACCATGGTGGCAGGGTGACAGGCAGGGAACGCGGGACTGGCTCGGCGCATGCTGTGCCCGCAGGCACCCTGGCACTTGGTCCCTTCTTTGGGATCCTGTCGGTTAGAGATCTTGCCAGGGTAGGATCCGGCAGTGTCGGGTGGATAGGCAGAAGCAGTAAGAAGCAGCCGGCCAGCATCAGCCGGTGCCTGGCAAGTTGCGAGGTGCAGAGGCTGCCAAGGTGCAGGCAATCCTGCCTGGTTCCTTCTTGCCCTCTCCCTAATTAAAACACCAGAGCTGGTGGCCAGCtgcacacacaccacccccacccccataCCCCCCCAGCCCGAGCCCTGTAAATCCCAAGGCAAGCCCTGGAGACCTGCCAGCATCACGGGAACGAGCCCAGAGtagctgaggaggaggaagagagtgCAGGGGGGCTTTGCACAGCATTGGGGCTGAGGGGTAATAGAGCTGTGTTGATGGAGAGGGTGATGGCATGGAGCACAGCCGGTGAAGGGTACAGGATTGGGTTACTCCCAGTATCTGCAGGGGAGAGCAGCCCAGCAGGGATGGTGCCCGGCAGTTGCAGGGAGAGAGGGGTCTGGGCtgcccttcctttccctgcctgccagcctcAAAACTAACTGAATGGATGTGCAGAGAGCCTGGGGGCGGCTGGGTGGCCCCGCAGAGGAGCTAGCTGACTTGTTTTGGCAGGCAGCATTTAGAGGAAGGCCAGGGCGCAGACAGGCTTCATCACAGAAACAGATCAATTAACCCCATCCAGCTCCCGTGAGCTGGACTGCAAGTGCCCAGCATTGCAAGGAGGCTGTTCCTGAGCCCGTCAGGGTCTCCAGCAGACAGGCTTGGAGTCAAGTCCGTGGACCGATGCGCTGGGCTCGCCCAGCACTGGCACCGTGGtgtctgcctcagtttccccctaCCCTGAGATGGGCAATGAGCACCCATCCACCACCCATGCAGCAGGCTTCACTGCTGCCTGGGTGAGGCATTTAATAGCTTAAATCATGCAGGGGCTGAGCATCACCACAAGCAGGACTGACCCAAGGGCAAATCTGGGCAGTGGCAGCCTAACAtgagtgggagggagggagggaggctgggagTCCCTTAACACCCCCACTCATTTAGCCAACAAGGGAAAAACCTGgcttcttcctatttttttatgTCCTTGCTTGTCTGAATTTGACTTTAATGATCAGCGCCTTTCCCATGCAAGAGGCACAGTCACAGTGGGCTAAGAAAGGATTTCACATCATGGGGACGCAGCAGTAGCTACAGCGGGTATCTGGGTAGATGCAGTCCCTCGGCTGCAGCCAGTAGTGGGGGCAGGACAGCCTGAGGACCAGGCTGACCTATCCCGAGGGGACAGGATGGAGTAGGGTCTGCCACCAACAAGGTTTTTAAAGGCTGGACCCTTCACTATTCTTGCAATGAGCTGGAAAGAAGGGCAAAGCCCAGAAGTAACTCGGGGCTGGTGCCTCGTGCTGGGGCAAAGGCGTGGGCTCAGCATCCAGCTGCAAAGGTCTAGAGGACATAAACTCCAGTCCGAAAAAAAGAAGCGGTGGCCAGGAAAGGCAAATGGACAAATATGCTCCAaatcaggggaagaaaaatagaagatgGCTGTCAAAAACCAGCCTTGACTTTTGGACTGCGAGGCAGTAGCTGATCAGATGTAGTGGTGGTACCCAAACAGatgcagagctgagcaggtAGACATAACTGCTCTGGTCTTGGGGCTCCCCAGTGGCTGTAACTGTGTGGCAgggggaaaacagaaacaaaaagtcCCTCAGAGACACAGGACAGGGCTAGCAAGTGGCCGAAGGGATGGCGAATGCCCTCACAGGCTGCTGTTGGGATGGGTGGTGGGAGGCAatggggatgctggggcagTAGCAGAAGGTCTGTCCTGGAGAAGACCACTGGGATGTTAAGAAAGATGGGATCCTTCCTTCACAGCTACTGCAGAGACGTTCACAACATCCTGGCCAGACTGGATGTCATTTCTCCAGAAACCTCttgttttcatctcttttaCAGTCAAtaagtttttttccagaagttcagagagagcagaagaaagaaatgccCTGGGGACAGATGTCCCTTAAATAGACTTCTCTTGTTCCTCTGCAATTTAATGTAAGGACAATTTAGCAGCAGATAACTTAAATCCCAGCCTTTCTAGGAtgtctgtgctctgcagagactGAGTAAGGTGctgtgggagggagaggagaggaacagCACCTTCCTCTCCGAGCCCATTCTGGGAGCTCTGACAGCAGAGCCCTCGGCCAGTGGAGCACAGGTTTCCTGGCTGAAGGGCCATCAGGGCACTGATGGCATTAAACAGTTCCCAGGttatgttttttccattttctttaaataattgaaGCATCTAGCAACCTTAGGAATCATCATTTTCATTATCAGAGATAGCATTTTCAATACCCTGCCATAAACATCATCTGCTTTTGCCAGATTCATACCGTTAATAAAGCAGTAGCTCCTTCGTGCCCCAAGTCCATGAGCTGTTTCATTACAGACCTTAGCACATCCTTAATATTTCCACCAGCTTCAGCAGCACAATGCCCACACTGGAAGCCAGATGTATGCTTAGGTACACTTGAATATTACCATAAAGCTGTGTCCTTCCCCATGCCCACTTTTATTGGTTTCAGTCACAGCTGGGGAAACAGTACCTCCATGTCTGCCTGGCCTTTTGTACACGAGCTGCAGCCTTCTAGACTGCTTTGTGAAGGGAAATGCTATTTCATGGTGATCACtaaaaaatgctaaaaaccCACCCGGCACCAAAGAATTTATGCTCTTACTCAAAGAAACACATGAAGTCAGGTGGGGGCAAAGACTGTGACATCCAAGCCAAGTACTCTGTGTGACAGACACCCCAGCCAAGCGCTCTGAATAACAGTGTGACAGCATGCCTTGTCTTTATTTACACCCATAGCAGGCCAGATCCTCAGCAGATACAGCTAGCTGGGCTGCAACGAAGTTGCACCAACTCACGTATCCCTCTGGGGGTTATTTCTAGCATCTCAGGCTTCTCAAGGTCAGCCTCTCGGAGTGCAAGCAAGGCGCTCGCATGTAAGCATGCACTGGTGCTGGGGAAGAAGAGATAAGCAGCAAGACCAGGGAAGTTAGAAACCCTGAAGTAACCTTAACCCCATCCCAGCACAGACGGATCGCTCTAATGACAATGCTTTGGATTCAATTGGTTTTCATCAAGAGCAAATGCCATGGCCCAATATTCGgcagctccctcccctcctctttcccagctccAAGCGGTAATTAACGATGCATCTGTGCCTGATGGCAGGAGATCTCACTTCAGTTGTTAGGAGGTCCATCTCCGGAGACCGTGAGGGTGAGCCAAGTCCTTCTCAGTACCCATTACGCCATGAGGAGGTATATCAGAGGAGCTGGGATCTGAGATGAGTTGCGACACGGATGCCACGTTCTGGCTGTATAGAGAGCTCTTTACCTTCCTTTCTTGCCATGTGCTGACCTTCCCCATTTTGAGTGGAAGCAGACCAGCACAAATCCATAGCTATTTATTAACCCCAAGaggcagagaggctgcagcaccTGACCTCTCAGGCAGGCTCTCATCCTGCTTCTCAGGAGGAGCAATGGTTTACAGAGGTGGGTGAAATGCAGAGGCGACAGCCCCGTGACACCGGTGCCAGCGTGGTAGAAGTACACCAGCTGGAGAGTTCTTGACCAATTCACAGAGCAAATAAATCCAAGGATCCCCTCCAGAGCTCCTTATGTGTAAGGATGCAGAACTCTGCACAGAAATGGGTTTATACACAACCAGCTGTGAGCTGCACGCTGAAAGCTGGGCTGCCTTAAATACAGCCTCATTAGGCTCATTATCAACAAACCATTCGTCTCCTCCTGCAAGCTGAGGCAGCACTTTGTACCCACACAGCAAGTTCCCTGGTCCCAAAAACAAGAGGACTCGAGCCCCAGAGCAGACAAGAGGGCAAGTGGCTGCTAGGGAAGGGACTGGGAAGGAGTGGGATGGCAGGGGTCAAGGGGAGCGCTTGGAGAGGAAGCTGAAGGCAAAGCCCCaaggggaggaagggcaggagatGGTGgtcagagggaggaaagaaagagcccTTAGCCACTGGCACACTGGAGGTGTTGGAGGACAAGGTGAGCTGGAGATGGTGGAGGACAAGgtgagcagcagggaggtgacAGACAAGCAGGAATGGAGGGAAAGGCCACCACTGCCTTTCGCtagtgggagaggggaggaggaacaTTTGCATGTTAAACCACAAAACTGGGCTGTGTTTCATTGAACGCTGGGcatgaaagaggaaaggaaatttaTAAGTTGTCAAGCCAGATCAGAAATATGCTTTGCCTTGTTGAGGGTGGGATCTCCAAAAGGGTCACCATGCAGTGCTTTGGGGTGCCTGGGGAAACCCTGCTGTCAGTAGATGCAGGATAATTATCCTTACACACCTGTCATCTCAGTGCAAAGCAGGgccaaaaatccccaaataatTTTAAGCAAGGTGGGAAGGGTCAAAGTGACAATGAGAAAAGAGTCTGTGACTAAGGAAACACACTTGGGTTTGGGAAGGTTCAGCCTTGTGACCTTGTGACCTTGGAGacctgtgtcccccccatgcCTTACCTCCTTGGCTGTGGAAGGAAGCAGCTTCCAGGGCTCCCAGAAGCTCGTGCACCAGCTGCCAACCCGTTATGGCAATGGTGGCCACAGGAGCAGGAAAACAGGAACAGCTGAGGCTGGGCTATGAGAAAGACACTGCCATCTCCTTAAGGACAGAACAGGGAAGGAGTCAAAACATGTATGTGCTCTCCAGGACAGCCCCTCCTCCAGAGCCTGGCTaggatgctgcagcaggacGTTGAAGGAAGATGTCTGTGAGCGCCTGGGGGTGCAaggccaggcaggaggaggtgaggCCACCCTGGAGAGATGTGGGAGGCCAGGGCTGCAAGTGGTTTGGAAGGAGAAACACCTTTTCATTGTGCTTGTGTGCCACAGGGGCCCCGGCACTTATCTGGCACTTGGAGGTTCCGTTGCAATATAAATGATAATGGATAATAAAGGATGATTTGCATTAGGGTGACCACTGAAGCCATAGGTGTATGGGGAAATACTGAGGGAAGCGAGGAAGGGGACCAAGGACTTGGTGAGGATGAGGGATCTAGGCAACCAAGGCCAGAGCAGCCAGAGGAGAGCtagggaagggaaagggcagggaaagggcAGGGGGCTGCCGGAGATGGGGAATGCGGGCAGAGCTCTGTGTGCTGCAGGGGTTGGCAGGAGTGGGTGGGTGGGACTGGCCAGAAGGACAGGCAGAAGAGGCAGCTGGGTGCCCTTTGGCAGGAGTCAAAGGTGGCTGTCCCTATCATCGTTTGGGCCCAAActgcaggaaagagaagagatggGAAGGACAAAAGAAAGGAACTGGGAGGAAATGGTGGTGCTGGGGAGTGGGCAGCCCCAGGCGCCCCTTGCTAGAGGTGCTGAGGAACAGCAGAactggagcagggacagagggAGAGCCACAGGCAAGTCGAGGGCAGGCACTGCTGAAGCAAGCGTGGGAAAGAGCTAAAGCGTCAGTCATGAGGGCGAGCTGGTGTCAGGTGGGAGAGGCTgtgggagcactgggagaggGCTGGGCATGGAAATTGGGGCAGCAGGGCAccccagggaaaggaggagcaggaggcaagaAGTGGGGGAGAGCTCCTGGGGCCAAAAGGCACTGGCCCCACAAAGGCAAAGCAAGTGACTCAGCGGCAGTAGGGTTGCAGA contains the following coding sequences:
- the IFITM10 gene encoding interferon-induced transmembrane protein 10 — encoded protein: MDGRTGSQRAECGDTAAATTERTQDPPLGPPCPFEGVAWTPRPPQGPPQGCFTCIAKPPALRQASPVLSPSSAVYLMESKSCKGDSLRPAVPCKHSVEKKTMTNPTTVIEIYPDTTEVNDYYLWSIFNFVYLNFCCLGFIALAYSLKVRDKKLLNDLNGAVEDAKTARLFNITSSALATFCIILIFIFLRYPLTDY